The sequence below is a genomic window from bacterium.
CCTCCCCCGATGCGCCGGCGCGGGCGATCTTTCAAGGGGTCGATGCGGTCGAAGCGCCGGCGGCCGACATCGTCCTGTTCCTGCACGGGACGACCGTCGGCACAAACGCCCTGCTCGAGGGTAAGGTCGCCCGGACGGGCCTGCTCGTGACGCGGGGCTTCCGTGGAATCTTGGAGGTCGGGGAGCAGGCACGCCCCTACGGGCGGCCGACGTTCGACCTGCTCTTCGATCGGCCGCCTTCCCTCTGCCCGCCCCGCCGGACGGCCGAGGTGGACGAGCGCGTCGGTGCGCGCGGCGAGGTGCTCCGCCCCCTCGACGCCGCCTCGGTAGACCGGGCGATCGAGCGTTTGGAAGCCGAGGGAGTCGACGCCGCGGCCGTATGCTTCCTCTTTTCGTTCCTGAGGCCGGAGCATGAACGGGAGGCGGTGGCGCGCCTGCGCGCACGCCATCCTGAGTGGTGGGTGACGGCCTCGTCGGAGGTGCTGCCTCAGATCCGTGAGTACTACCGCTTCTCGACGGCGGTCGCCAACGCCGCCCTCGGCCCGCAACTCAGCCGCTACATGACCGCGCTGGATGCGGGCCTGCGGGCCCGCGGTCTGGCACGCGCGCTGCGTCTCGTCATGCAATCGAACGGGGGGACAGCTACGTTTGCCCAGGCCGCCCGCGTCCCGGTGACGACGGTGCTCTCCGGCCCGGCGGCCGGCGTCACGGCTGCTGCGGCGATCGGCCTTCGTGCGGGCTGCGAGAACGTCATCAGCTTCGATATGGGCGGCACCTCCTGCGATGTGGCGCTCATCGAGAGGGGCCGTCCGAACATCACCACACGGGGTGCGGTGGCGGGCCGGCCGATCGCGGTACCGATGCTCGACATTCACAGCGTCAGCGCCGGCGGCGGGACGCTGGCGCGTGTCGACGGCCTCGGGGCTCTGCGGGTGGGTCCGGAGAGCGCGGGCGCCGATCCGGGCCCGGCCGCCTACGGGCGCGGCGGCGCGACGCCGACGGTCACCGACGCCGACGTGGTCCTCGGCTACCTCAACCCCGAGCGATTCCTCGGCGGCGGCGTGCGCCTCGATCCGATCGCGGCGGCGCGGGCACTAGAGGAACAGGTGGCCGATCCGCTCGGCCTGCCCCTGGCCGAGGCGGCCGCGGGGGTGGTGCGGCTCATCAACGTGCAGATGGCCGAGGCGGTACGGTCCATCTCCACCGAACGCGGCTACGACGTCAGCGCCTTTCCCCTGGTGGCGTTCGGCGGGGCCGGACCGGTGCACGCGGCGTTCGTCGCGCATGATCTCGGCATCCCCCAGATCATCGTCCCTCCGCATCCCGGCGCCACCTCGGCGTTCGGCCTCTTGCTCTCCGACGTGCGCCGTGACTACGTGCGCTCGCAGCTCAGCGGGCTGGACGCCGTGGCGCGCGCGGAAGTGGAAGGGGCCCTGGCGGACCTCGGGAGACAGGCCACAGAGGATCTCGCGCGCGAGGGATTCGGACCGGATGCGCGGCGCTGCGACTTCGCCCTCGACCTTCGCTACGCCGGACAGGGGTACGAGCTCACGGTCCCCGTCCCGGCGGGGAAGTTCCCGGCGACCGAGGTGCGTGCCGCCTTCGACCGCCTGCACGAGGAGCGGTTCGGCCACGCGGCTCCGAACCAGCCGGTCGAGCTGGTGAGTTATCGCTGCCAGGGCATCGGGTTGGTGCCGCAGCCACCCGCTCCAAGACTGAACGCGCTCCCGGGCACGCCCGATTCTCGAGCCCGCCGCGGTGCACGGCGCGCCTGGTTCGATGGCTGGGTCGACACGCCGCTGTACGATCGGGAGCGCCTCGGCGCCGGCGATGAGCTCTCCGGCCCTGCCATCATCGAGCAGTACGACTCGACGATCGTCGTGCCGCCGGGCTTCCGGCTGCGCTGCGACGTGAGCGGGAACGTGGTGCTGACGGCATGATCGATCCGGTGACGGTGGAGGTGCTCCGGGCGAGGCTCGACGGCATCGTGCGCGAGATGCAGCAGGCGCTCTTTCGGACCGGGTATTCGACGGCCGTGCGCGAATCCCATGACGCCTCCTGCGCGCTCCTCGATGAGGCAGGCGAGGTCATCGCCCAGCACACGGTGCTGCCGCTGCACCTCGGCGCGTTTCCCGCCTGCGTCCAAGGCGTGCTGCGCCGCTACCCCCGTCCGGAGCTGAGCGCGGGCGACGTCTTCGTCATCAATCACCCCTACGAGGGAGGAAGTCCCCATGCGCTCGATGTGGCCGTCCTCACGCCCATTCTTTCCCAGGGCGCGCTCGTCGGGTTCGCCGGGTCGATTGCGCACAAGCCCGACATCGGCGGGAGCGTTCCGGGATCGGGCTCCGGCCGGGCGCAGGAGATCTACCAGGAAGGGCTGCACCTCCCCGCAGTCCGGTGGACGCCCGAGGTCGAGTGTATCTTCGCCGCCAACAGCCGCACGCCCGAGTTGGTGACCGGCGATGTGCGCGGGCAGATCGGGGCGACGCGGCTCGGGGAGCGACGTCTTCTGGCCCTGCTCGACGCCTCTGGTGCCCACACGTTCAGAGCCGCCACGCAGGCGCTGGCCGAACGGACCCTGCGGGCGGTGCGACGGGCGGTCGCCGCCTGGCCGGATGGCGTCTACCGCGCCGAAGGGCAGATTGACGATGACGGCATCACCATCGGGCGGCCCGTCAGCATCCGTCTGGCCGTTGAGATCGCCGGCGACCGCATCCGGTTCGACTGGTCGGAGTCCGATCGCCAGACACGCGGTCCCGCGAACATCCGGCCGCCGCTGGTCCGGGCCGTCTGCTATTACTGTCTCAAAGTCCTGATCGACCCCGAGCTGCCTGTCAACCGCGGCCTCGCAGAGGCAGTCGAGACAACGTTTCGGCCGGGTACGCTGCTCGACCCCCGGTCCCCGGCCCCGGTGAGCTCGTATATGGCGACGGCGCAGATCTGCACCGAGGTGGTGCTCCGGGCCCTCGGCCAGGTGGCCGGCGTGCAGCGCATCGCGGAGAGCGGAGGAACCGGCGGCATCGTCCTCGGCTGGGCGGACGGCCGGGTGCAGTACGAACTGTTCGGTTCGGCCTTCGGCGCGCGCGCGGGGCGCGACGGAGTGAACGCCGTGGCCGTGCACGTCGGCAACAGCCGCGCCACGCCGGTGGAGATCCTGGAAAGCGAGTTTCCGGTCCGCCTGCGCAAGTTCGAACTCCGGGCCGACTCAGGGGGCGCGGGCCGCTGGCGAGGTGGACTCGGCGCCGTGCGCGAGTACGAGCTTCTCGACAACGCACGCCTCTCGGCGCGAATGGACCGGCACACCACCAGCCCGCGCGGCCTCGACGGCGGACACCCGGGGCGGCCGGGGGCGCTGATCGTCAACCCCGGGACAGAGGAGCGGCGCCTACCGGCCCGCAGCGGCGATGTGGAGGTACGCGCCGGCGATATTCTACGCCTCGAGCGACCCGGCGGCGGCGGCCTGGGTGATCCGGCGCAGCGCGATCCCGCGTCGCTCGCCGCCGATCTGCTCGACGGCTATGTCACCCTCGAAGAGGCCGCGCGCCATTACCGATATCGTCCAGGAGAAAGGAGAGACGGATGAAGCTGGAGGGCCGGGTCGCGATTGTCACGGGGGCGGGGCGGAATATCGGGGAAGCGATCGCCTTCCTGTTTGCCCATGAGGGTGCGCGGGTGGCCATCGCCGATATGGATCGGGGCCGAGCGGGCATGGTGGCCGATCGCATCAACGCGATCCGTGCGGGCGCCGCCCTGCCGTTCGTCTGCGATGTCTCGGAGAAGGACGATGTGCGGGGGATGGTCGCGGCGGTGGTGGCGCGCTTCGGCCACATCGATGTGCTGGTGAACAACGTCGCCATCACGGACCGCAAGACCGTCCTGGAGCTCGACGAAGACGAATGGGATCGGGTCCTGCGCGTCACCTTGACCAGCGTCTTTTTGTGCAGCAAGCACGTGGGCAGGCAGATGGTTCACCAGGACCGCGGTGGGAGCATCATCAATATGGCCTCCACGTCCGGCCACCGGGGCCGGCCGAACGCCACGGCCTACACCGCGGCCAAGGGCGGAGTGCTCAACCTCACGCGGTCGCTGGCCATCCAGCTCGCCCCCTATCGGATCCGCGTGAACTCGCTGACGCCGAACCGAATTGGCTCGCCGGTCGGCGAGGACAGCGTGCGGGAGGGCGGCAGCGTCAAGAACCTTGTGGGACGCAATGGGGTTCCTCTCGACGCCGCCAAGGCGGCCCTCTTCCTAGCCTCCGACGACGCGGAGTTCATCACCGCGGCGGACCTCCTCGTCGACGGCGGCGCACTGGCCGCTGCAGGCTTCTGAGACCCTACCCCTCCAGGTGCTGCGCGAAGAACCTCAGAGCACCATCCTCGTATTCCTCGATGAATTCTGTGACGAGCTACTGCTTGAAGTCCTCCACGGCGCTCCTCAGATGATGGCTCGAGTGGAGTATGCACGCTCTTGCTAATTATTATATTATTATATCATTCGTCGTTCACATCGCCCTTGTCGGGGGGTGCCTGCGATGACGGGGACGTCCAGGACAGGCCGCGCTGCCTGGCTCTGGTGTGTGCTGGTCGTTGCCGCCGTCGCGGCCGGTCCGAGCGCGCCGTGGTCGGCGGGCACGCCGGCGCCAGGTGGGCCGGCCGCGCAGACAGCGACGGCGCCGCCCGCCCTGATTCGGGTCACCATCGCCGTGCCCTCGGTGTCTGATCCCTTCACGGACGTCTACCTGGCGCGGGACCTGGGGATTTTCGCCCGGCACCGATTGGACGTCCAGATCGTCTCGATGAAGCCGCCGACAGCGTTCGCGGCGCTCCAAGCCGGAGAGATTGACTTCTGGACCGGCGCGGGCTCGGGGGCCAAGGCGGCCGAGACGGGCCGCCCCCTGCGGGTCGTGTTTCTCGCCAGCAAGGCCCCCGTCATGCTCGTGGTGGGCGCGAAAGACGTGACGGCGCTCGCACAGCTGCGCGGCGGAGCCGTTGCGGTCAAAGCGCCGCTCGACACCACGAGCCTCGTGACGGAATACCTGCTGCGGCGCGCGGGAGTCGCTCCGGGATCCTACACGCTCCTCTACGTCGGAACGACGGGAGCGCAGGTGGGCGTGCTCCAGAAAGGGCTGGCCGCCGCGGCAACCGTCGAGGTGGGCCCCGCGTTGAGGCTGGAGAAAGAGGGCTACAAAGTCATCGGGAATTCCCTGACCACGATGCGCCTCTTCGGCGCGGGACTCGTCACGTCGCTCGCCGAGATCCGCACAAAGCCGGACGTGATCCGGCGTGCCGTGGCGGCGGAGCGGGACGCGCTCCGCGTGATCCTCACCCGCAAGGACGCGGTCGTCGCCGTGCTCCAGCACGACTTCCACAGCTCTCCGAGCGAGGCGTCCCAAATTTACGACCTGCTGAAGGACACGTGGAATCCGACCGGAATCCCGCCCGCGGAAGCGGTCCGGACCGAGATCCAGCTCGACACCGAGGTGTTACAGGAGTCGCACGCGGGCCCGAACAGGCCTCTGCGGGAGAGCGACTTTACCGACCTGCAGTTTGTGCAGGGTGGCGGCGGGTGACCGAGGCGGTCGCAGAGGGCGGTATCACGGGCGTGGAGATTTTCGTGGCGCGGGCCGGCGAGATCGGGGAGGGAGAGCGGAAGCTCGTCCGCGTAGAGGAGTGGATGGTGGGCGTCTTCCGCTGGCGCGGCCGCTACTACGCCTACAAGAACCGCTGCGCCCATCAGGGAGGGCCGGTGTGCCTGGGGGTGCTGCTCGGCAAGGTGGAGGCCGTGCTGAGCGCCGACCGGGACGTGATCGGAGAACGGTTCTCCGAGCAGGAGATGCACCTGGTCTGCCCGTGGCACGGGTACGAGTATGAGATCTCAACGGGGATCTGCGCCGCCGCCCCCGAGCTTCGGTTGACGGCGTACCCCGTGGTCGAACGCGAGGATGGGGTCTATGTGCGGATCTGAATCGCCGGATGCGGCGGCCCTGGACGCGCAGCTCGATCGGTGGGCCGCGGCGCTCGACGAAGTAGATCCCGATACGATCCCGGACGCACTCGTACAACGGCTGCTCGCACTGGCAGTGCGGCTCTATGCGGCCAAGCTCGACTCGGATCAGACGCTCGAGCCGTTCCCGCCGGGCACGGTGCCGACCGCCACGGCCGTGGGACACACCGTCGGGCGGATGCTGAGAGCCGCGGACGTGGAGCTCTTCGAGCTGGTGATGTGGCAGCACCTCATCGACAAGCCCAAATAGCTCCACCGAGTGGGTCGAGCTGGAGGTAAGGAGATGCCGGAGCCGATCACAGCGGAGGCGCTCAGGACGGCGGCGCTCAAGGGCCGGGACCACGCGATGGACGTGGGCCGGCTGCTGGAGAACGCTGCCATCGAAGCATCGGCGCGTGCCTACTCGACCTTCCCGATTGTCGACGTGGATGCCCATCATTACGACTCGACCTATGCCCCCTGGACGGAGATCGTCTCCTACATCGAGGACCCGGTCATCCGCCGGCGTGCCGAGGTCTCCACCGGCCCGGCCGGGGCGGCCGGATCGATCCTGCCCCGCGGACCCGTCGGCGACCGCACGGTGGGGGGACGCATCCAGCGCTACGGGCTGAGCGCCGCGGAGAAAGCGGCCGAACCGCGTACCCCCGACATCGGTGTGGTCAAGCGCGCCATGGACGCCGTGGGAATCGATTATGCCATGCTCTTCCCTACTGCGCTCATCAACATGGGCATCCTCCCCGAGGTCGATGTGCAGGTGGCGCTCCACCGTGCCTACGCGCGGTGGATCACGGAACGGGTTCTGCCCGACGAGCCGCGGCTCTTGACGATGATCGCCTTACCCTTCAACGATCCAGACGCGTGCCACCGGATGGTGCAGGAGTTCGGCGACCGGCGGGGCGTGGTCGGGTACGTTGTCGGCAGCACGTTCCACCGGCCGGTCCATCATCGACACTACTCGCGGGTGTATGCCGCCATCGAGGAGCGCGGGATGCCGCTCGCCTTCCATTCCACGTACAACTGGCAGGACCGACTCACGGAACAATTCAACAAGTTCCTGTCCGCCCACGGCGTCGGCCGGACCCTCTATAACATCGTCCACCTGACCAACCTGGTGATCAACGGCATCCCGGAGCGCTTCCCGCGTCTCAAACTGATCTGGATGGAAAGCGGCCTCAGCTGGATCCCTTTCCTCATGCAGCGGCTGGACAACGAGTATCTGATGCGGTCGTCGGAGGCTCCCCTGCTGAAGAAGCTGCCCAGCGACTACATGCGGGAATTCTATTACACCGCGCAGCCGCTGGAACGGTCGAACTTGGAGTTTCTGGAAGCGACCTTTCGCGCCATCCGCGCCGACACGCAGCTGCTCTACGCGTCGGATTACCCTCACTGGGACTTTGACCTGCCGAGCGCGATCTACGATCTTCCCTTCCTTTCCAACCCGGTGCGGCGGCGGATCCTGGGGCAGAACGCCATCGAGCTCTTCCGCCTCCCGAATGCGAAGGCGGCCGCGCCGGTCTCGACGAAGGTAAACACGTGAGGCCCGTGCCCCGGGGGGATGAGTCGTGAGCCCGAAGCTCGAGGCCATCGACGTCACCGTCCGCTACGAGAACCCACGCACGGGGGTCACCACCCTGGCGCTGGAGCGGTTCACGGTGGACGTCCAGCCCGGGGAGTTTCTCTGCCTGGTGGGGCCGAGCGGGTGCGGCAAAACGACCTTCCTGTACTGCCTCGACGGGCTGCTGCCGTTGACCGAAGGGCGCATCCTGCTGGATGGCAAGCCGATCGCGGGCCCAGGGCGTGACCGCGCGATGGTCTTCCAGAGCCCGTCGCTGCTTCCCTGGCGCACGGTCCTACGGAATGTCACCTACGGGCTCGAACTGCAGGGCGTGCCGCTACGCCAAGCGCTCCCCCCTGCCCGCGAGATGATCGCTCTCGTCGGCCTCGAAGGGTTCGAACACTACCACCCCTCGGAGCTCTCGGGGGGGATGCAGCAGCGCGTCAACCTGGCGCGTGCGCTCGTCATGAACGCCGAGGTCATCCTCCTCGACGAGCCATTCGCCTCTCTGGACGCGCAGACGCGCGAGTTCATGCAGGCAGAACTCATGCGGATCTGGCAGCAGACCCGCCGCACGGCGATTTTCATTACCCACCAGATCAACGAAGCGATCTACCTGGCCGACCGGGTCGTCGTGCTGTCGGCCCGTCCCGGACGGGTCAAGAGCATCCTCCCGGTCGCGGTCCCGCGCCCGCGGGAGCTGCGCGTAAAGCGCACGCCGGCGTTCCTGGAGCTCGAGGATCACATTTGGAGCCTGATCGAAGAGGAAGTCCGCTTGAACCTTCGGAGCGTGGCGCATGCTTGAGGAGAAAACGCTGCCGGGCCGCGGCGAGAGAGCCGCCCCCCTCCTCCGCCGGCGCGGGGGCGGGAAGGTCTCCCCAGCCTTGCGCGCGCGCATCATCGGCACCACCGCGGTGACGCTCTTCATGATTGCGTGGGAGGGCGTCGTGCGGCTGCATATGATCAACCCGCTGTTTACGAGTTCCCCGAGCCGCATCGTGTCGACGTTCCTGCAAATGACGCGTGAAGGCGTCCTGGCCAAAGACATTCGGGTGAGCGGCACCGAGTTTCTGCTTGGGTATTTCGGGGCGGTCGTCGTGGGGATCTTGGTCGGCGTCGCGATGGGTTGGTACCGGGATGTGTCCGCGGCGCTGCAGCCGTTTGTCTCCGCGCTCTATTCGACCCCGCGCATCGCACTGGTGCCGCTGTTCATTATTTGGCTCGGCATCGGCATTTGGTCGAAGGTCGCGGTCGTGTTTCTCGTGGCTGTGTTCCAGGTCCTCATCAGCACCGAGGCCGGTGTCCGCGCGGCCGACGAATCGCTCATCCGCACCGCGCGCTCCTTTGGCGCGAAGGACCGGCAGATCTTCACCACCATTGTCCTTCCCGGCGCGGTGCCGTTCCTGATCGCGGGCCTGCGCTTGGGCCTCGGGCAGGCGCTGGTTGGCATCGTGGTCGGCGAGCTGTACGCGGCGACCGCGGGGATCGGCTACGAGATCGCGGTGGCGGGGGAGACGTTTCAGACCGACCGAGTCTTCGTGGGCATCGTGATCCTGGCGAGCGCGGCGATCGTCTTGATGTGGGCGCTGCGCCAGTTGGAGCTGCGGTTCGAGTCCTGGAAGCCCCAGCGGCAGACGTAGGGACGATCCGCAGAAGCTACTCCGTCACTGGCCCCCACGCACCGTGAGGAAGCCGCCCCTCAGACTGGGAAGCGCGGTGTCGTTCCCGCTCGACGGGGTGATTCGATCCGCCGTCTTTTGATCAACGAGCACATCCGCAATTTTCGAGCTCGCCGCCCCAAGGAGCGATAGGTGGCGGACGTCTCCAAGATCTACCTTCATGACGAGGCGGTCGGCCAGGCCGGGCACACCGGCGCCGCCGTTGATGGGCAACCCGAGCGCGCTGGCCGCGAGCACGATCCCATCGCCGGGCCCGGGCGAAAACCGAGCCCCCGGAAGCTGACCCGTGATTCCGGCCCAGGTTCCCCGGCCATCGGGGTCGGGTTGCCGGTTGCCGAAGAAGGCGTAGGCCCGCACCCTCTCCGGTAGAGCGTGGGTGTTGAGCTCGGCCAGCACGGGGTTCTGAGCGTTCGGCGGGAAGCCCCATGGCGCTCCGGGAGCGGGACGCCAGAACGGAAACGTCGGGAGCATGCTGCGGGCGGCCGGCGTCCCCGCCCATGGGGCGGCCAGGGGATACCACGCGTCGACGTAGGACATGACCGCCCCCTCGTTCGGCACTCCGACCATGACGAACCGGTCCACGAGACGGTCCCATCCGGGCTCGAACGCCAGGTTCCAACGGGCCATGAGGCCCCCTAGACTGTACCCCACAACGTTGATACGGGCGGCGTACGACGCGGGGAGCACGACGTCGCGGACGTAGGCTGCCAGGGCCCACGCAGCTTTTTCCAAGTCGAGGCTGCGAGAGGGATAGGTGAACCAGAAGAGGTTAGGCGAGGCTCCTCCGGCATCATACCCACGCTGACCGAGTACGGACATGATCGCCTGGTCCGGCTTCCCGGCCATATCGTTCAGGTAGCCGGGAACGATGACGGTGGGCAGCAGCAGCACCCCCGTCTGGCGCGCGGTAGCCACCTCGCCGCCCTGGCGCACGGTGAGCTCGATGGCGACGGGCGTGTTCTCTGTGAACGGCGGGACCGGCGTGAACTCCGCCACGGAGGCATCGCCCCCGATTCGGACCCTGCCCGCGGGAAGGTCGAAGAACGCGGGGATGCGAGACGCGGTCAAAGGTGATTGCGGCCCCTCGACCGTTTGACCGCCTAGGGTGGCCCTTCCCTCGATGGTGGGCCGGAGTTCGGGCTGGAACCCTGCGATCGCCACGTTGAACCCCACGCGCCCCGAGGCGATCATCTGCAGGCGTGAGATGGTCACGGCCAACGGGACCGCCGCCTGGCCGTTCGCGGCGTACAACGATGCTGCCAGCCCCCCGCTCAAGGCGATCGAGAAGAGGAGTCGCCACATCTTCGCTCACCTCGACCCCCGGTGCATTTCAGCCTACCTGTACTTGGCGTAGATGCCCTTGATCTGGCCCAACCCCCACTTGATCGAGCCCTCCAGGCTGTCCCCGTGACAATATCTCGCCAGCATGTCGGGAAGCACGAACGTCGCGAGGACTTCGGCCGCAGGCGCCGCCGCGGGGCCCGGATACCCGAAGACCAGCCCCACCTTGTCCCAGTCCTGCATCAGCTCGAGCTTGGGCAGATGCTTCTCGATGCCGGGCATCGGCTTCGCATACCACTTCTTCAGATACGGCATGTTATAGCCCTTGCTCGCCTCCATCGAGAACTTGAGGTCGCCGCCATACTGCTCGAGGAACGCCTTCGCTCCCGCCTGGTTCTTCGAGAAGTTCCAGATGGAGAGGACCGTGACGTCGACGACCGCGGCGCTCCGCGCGGGCCCCTTTGGCTCTGCGCCGGGGACGGCGGCGTTGATCGAGTTGAACAACGTGGGGTTGCTATCCTCGACGGAGAAGAGGGACGAGAGCGCGTCGTGGATGTAGAGCGCCACCCCTGAGTCTAGATACCGGTTGTCGGAGACGTTGTCCCAGGAGAACACCTCCGAGGTCATGCCCTCCGACCACAGGGCCTTGCTGAACTGCATCGCCTCGCGGAGGGCCTTCGAGTCCCAGGCGACTTCCTTGCCGGACGGGTCGGTCTCATGCACCCCGAACGCGTAGAACACCGCCCGCCAGTTGTGGTTGGCGTCGTTGCAGTGGGAGATGGCAAACCCGGTCGGATGGCCTTTAGACTTCCCGATCCGCGCGGCAGTGCGCATGTTGTCCCAGGTGGATGGAGACGGCAGATTGTATTCCTTCCACAGGTCCCCGCGCCACATCACCGGGATCGGAATATAGAACTCTGGGACCGCGTACCAATGCCCGTTCACCACGGAGAGGTTGGGTGCCATCGGGAGCCAGCCGCCGCCGGCCTTGCCGAGCTTCTCGCAGATGTCCGAGACGTCCACCATGTGCTGGTAGTACAAGGTCGTCTGGATCTGCCCGTTCATCTGGAAGATATCGTGCCCCGCGCCCGCGGCGAGCTCGGAGGCGATGCGGGCCGGGAGGTCGTCGATGCTGATGTGGTCGACGCGGACCTCGACCCCGTTGTCCTTTCCCCACTGGACGGCATACTGATCGAAGGCTTTGTCGTACGCGGGCACGAAGTGGCTCCACGTCAGGATCCGGAGCGCCGTGCCCTTGATCTGCGCGGGGGCCACTCCGACGTCCCACGGCGCCACCCGCCCGAGCGCCGCCGCGGCGACCCCGGTCCCTGCTGCCGTGAGGAATTGACGCCGGTTGAGCTTCTTGCGCGGGCCTGATCTGAGAACGCGGTCCATTCTCGAGTCCCTCCCCCTGGCTCCGAACTGGAGCCTCAGTTCTCCCAATCACTACCACAGGTTCGCGGGAGGTTTCCCCTTCATACCTCTCTGAACCTCCTCCAACTTTCTGCAAGGCCCGCGACAGAACTCCCGCAGAGCTTCGCATCCATACAACCGTCCGTCGAAAGTGTGTTGCCCGGCCGGCCCAGACGTTGCATGTATCACTCCTCCATAGAGTCGGGCCAGTCGCGCAGTTCGGCCAGGACCGCCTGCTCGATTTGTCGGAGCGCATCGGCCTGCGGGCCGGTCCACTCGTAGGCCAGCGGGGAGACCACCACAGGCGCCCATGACTGGTCTTTGACCTCGGTGACCGCCATCTCCCACAGCGCGATCGGAAAGGGGGCCGCGGCGATCCGCGCGCGCCGCATCTGCGCCGGGCCCTTGATCAGCGCCAGAATGTTCTCCCGGCCGATCACCTGCAGCGCCGCCTTGCCGTCGCGTTCGAGGTTGGCCAGCGTCCTGCTCCCGTGGTCGACCCCGAACCGCACGCGATCGGGAGCGACCGCCACGGCCCACGTCATCGCGGCGTGGCCCCACCCGTCCGCGCCGACGGTCAAGAGCACCACCGGAGAGCCCGCGCGGAGCAGGCCGGCGAGCCGGTCGGGCAGGGTCGCCTTCGCCACGGTTGACCCGGTGTCGCCGCCCGCCGGCGCTAGCGGGCCCGGCCCGTGGCGGCGGTCCGCGCCGGGTCCACCACGGCCGCGAACCCGTACTCGGCCCACCGCGTCCGGGCGCGGGCGAGATCCTCGGCCGGCGGCAGTGAGGTCGCGGGATACGTGTGCTTCCGTGTAGCATCGATGCCCATCTTCGAGGAGAGCCGCCGCGAGGGATCCAGCTGCGTCACCTCCTCGGCGGCCTGCGACGGATCGAGCCGGACCGATGCTGTGTTGGGGATGATCGCGATGTCCTTGTGGGGCTGGACCCTCCAGGAGAGCGCCCAGTTGAGCTGGAACGGGTCGCGCACGTCGATGTCGTCGTCCACGACCACCGTGATCTTGCCGAGCGCGGGATCGACGGCCCACGCCGCCCACATCACCTGCTGCGCCTGACCGGGATACTGGGGACGGATCGAGATCGCGAGATACGCCGCGACCCCGCCCGCGTGCAGCAAATGCACATCCTTGACGGGAAGGCGGAGATCCCTGAGGTGCTTGAGGATCGCGCACTCCCGCCCCCATCCACGGATGCAGCTCGACTCGCTCGGCGGCATCTGGCTCAGGAACGCTTGGAAGATGGGGTTCCGGCGGTGCGTGATCGCCTGCACCTCGACCACATAGGAGTCGGCCTTGGGCCCCATGTACCCGGTGTACTCTCCAAACGGGCCTTCCTCCTCGAGATCGGGCAGGATCTCTCCCTCGATCACGATCTCAGCGGTGGCGGGGACCGGCAGGTCGCTCGTGACACACGAGACGACATCGAGCGGGGCGCCACGCAAGCCTCCCGCCACGGCGAGCTCGTCCACGCCGTACACGATCCGCGACACGGAGCACAGGCCGACCTTGGGGTCCGGACCCAGGACGATCGCCACGGGCACGCGTTTGCCGGCGAGGCGCTGGGGCTCGACCTGCTGACGCGCATGCTGGAGGAAGTTGACCCACATCCCGATCTTGCGCGGCCCCTTGATCTGGCAGCGGTAGGTCCCGACGTTCAGGATCCCGGTCCCCGGATCCCGAGTGATCACGCAGGGAGCCGTCAGATACGGGCCGGGGTCGTGCTGGCGAGTCCAAATCGGCACCGGTAGCTCCAGCAGGGTGGCCGCGTCCCCGCGCTTCACCACGTCGTGAACCGGACCGGCATCAACCCGCCTGGGGGGGATCGGGTTGCGCTGCGCGTGCGCCCACTTCTCGGGGATCCCCTCCGGCTCGGTCTCCAGCGCCAGCGCGTACACCCACCGTGACGCTCCCAGCACCCCGACGCACAGCGGGATGTCGT
It includes:
- a CDS encoding UbiD family decarboxylase, with the protein product MPYHDLREFLKALEGAGRLHHVRSEVDKTWEVAAVSRLAFQDIPEEQRPALMFDRVGGHDIPLCVGVLGASRWVYALALETEPEGIPEKWAHAQRNPIPPRRVDAGPVHDVVKRGDAATLLELPVPIWTRQHDPGPYLTAPCVITRDPGTGILNVGTYRCQIKGPRKIGMWVNFLQHARQQVEPQRLAGKRVPVAIVLGPDPKVGLCSVSRIVYGVDELAVAGGLRGAPLDVVSCVTSDLPVPATAEIVIEGEILPDLEEEGPFGEYTGYMGPKADSYVVEVQAITHRRNPIFQAFLSQMPPSESSCIRGWGRECAILKHLRDLRLPVKDVHLLHAGGVAAYLAISIRPQYPGQAQQVMWAAWAVDPALGKITVVVDDDIDVRDPFQLNWALSWRVQPHKDIAIIPNTASVRLDPSQAAEEVTQLDPSRRLSSKMGIDATRKHTYPATSLPPAEDLARARTRWAEYGFAAVVDPARTAATGRAR